Below is a genomic region from Fischerella sp. PCC 9605.
TCAATCCTAGGGGAAGTCGCCCTAGAGGCGTCTACACCACATCTTTCTAAAGAAGGCCATATCAAACTAGTGAGCCTTTACTCAAGTCTTGTTACAATACTTACAGAAAAGGACGCATAAATATCCACTAGCCATGACCGAAACCCTATCTAAAAAACCGATTGTGATTGCTCCATCTATCCTATCAGCCGATTTTAGTCGTCTGGGAGAAGAAGTACGCGCCGTAGATGAGGCGGGAGCAGATTGGATTCATGTTGATGTGATGGATGGTCGCTTTGTACCTAATATTACAATAGGTCCTCTGGTAGTGGAGGCGATTCGTCCGGTTACGAAAAAACCATTGGATGTCCACTTAATGATTGTGGAACCAGAAAAGTATGTAGAGGGCTTTGCCAAGGCTGGTGCAGATATTATCTCTGTGCATTGCGAGCATAATGCATCACCACACTTACACCGTACTCTCTGCCAAATCAAAGAACTTGGCAAACAAGCTGGTGTTGTACTCAACCCATCCACACCTTTGGAATTGATTGAGTATGTGCTGGATGTTTGCGATTTAGTATTGCTTATGAGCGTTAACCCTGGTTTTGGCGGTCAAAGCTTTATTCCTAGTGTAGTTCCCAAAATCCGCAAGTTGCGTCAGATGTGTGATGAACGCGGACTTGATCCCTGGATCGAAGTGGATGGAGGACTGAAAGCAAATAATACTTGGCAAGTTTTGGAAGCTGGAGCAAATGCGATTGTAGCTGGTTCCGCTGTGTTTAACGCCAAGGATTATAAAGAGGCGATCGCAGCTATTCGTGACAGCAAGCGTCCCACACCTGAACTAGCCAAGGTTTAAGAAGGGACTGGAGACTAGGGATAAAACCTAATCTAAATCATAAAAACAAAGGGCGATCGCTTTTAATCGCCCTTTATTTTTTTGATACCACTGTACGGGTGTGTTAAAACCGCCCCTACCAACTACTAACCACTAACCACTAACCACTAACCCTCCGGGTACTCTACGAGAAGCCGCCCTGATGGGCGTCTACGCCAGTCGCTCATGGGGGGAACCCCCTTTGGAGCGCGCTGGCTCACCACTAACCACTAACTATTGCTAGTTAATTCTTGACCAATCGGTTCCTTTCCAAAAACCAAAAAACAAAACAGCAGCTACTAAAGCACCAAGATTCCATTTCACGGAAGTCTTGATTAAGTTTAGCCCTCGAAAAGACTGAGCAGCTTCTGCTTGATTCTTGATCTGTTCTTTAGCTTGAGACACTTGCGTTAAAAGTATATTTCTAACTTCTTCAGGTTTCTTACCTTCTAATGAGCGACCTTGGTTTTTGAGAAATTTATCTATTTGTTCAGGTGTAACTTGGTTCAGCTGCTTTTCCAACTCTTGAGCGCGAGTAATTTGTTGCTTGGATATGTTATTAATTTGCGACACATTTTGGTTATTGAGCCGGATAGTATTAAAAATTCCTAAAGGGACTAGTAGTATAAACAATAGTGTAAATAATAAAGTGAGCCAAGATAAGAATTTCAAAATTGGAAATTCCCATGTTTTTCGTGAATGCAGTTCTCCATAAAATATCAGTGCTAGCCCAATTAAAGGCACAGGTACACGTTCTACTATTGCTCCTAAAGTTTGAAATTCCCAAACAGGGTTCATAAAGTTTGATGGGATAAACATTGCTATCCAATCAAATAAAGATAATATCAATAGACCATAGCCTAGCGATCGCATAATAACTAGCGAACTTTCTTGTGTTAAAACAAATTGTTGAGGAATGAACTTCTCGCCTTTAGATTTAGTCATTTTCCTTGCGAAATATTACACTAAAGAATTCAGTTGTCCAAAATTCAATGTTTGGGCAAACGATAACGCCAATCTTGATACCAGGTAAACCAAGCTTTTTCCAAGACTTTATAGGCAGCTTCTGGAGAAGAAGCGTTTAAAGGAATCGATAAATGAGCCAAAAGACAGTACCTATCGTTTGTTAGTTTCTCCTGACCCAATAACCAAGGCAATAAACGCTGCCAGCGTCGATCGGATTTTTGCTGATGTTGTTTAAACTGTTTACCATCAAAAGTACTTTTACCTTCAGGATTAATACAAGCACTTAGGTAAGCTCTTTTTTGGTCAAACCCTAGCCCATAGTAGCCTACACC
It encodes:
- the rpe gene encoding ribulose-phosphate 3-epimerase; protein product: MTETLSKKPIVIAPSILSADFSRLGEEVRAVDEAGADWIHVDVMDGRFVPNITIGPLVVEAIRPVTKKPLDVHLMIVEPEKYVEGFAKAGADIISVHCEHNASPHLHRTLCQIKELGKQAGVVLNPSTPLELIEYVLDVCDLVLLMSVNPGFGGQSFIPSVVPKIRKLRQMCDERGLDPWIEVDGGLKANNTWQVLEAGANAIVAGSAVFNAKDYKEAIAAIRDSKRPTPELAKV
- the hpsJ-A gene encoding HpsJ-like protein, cyanoexosortase A-associated, whose amino-acid sequence is MTKSKGEKFIPQQFVLTQESSLVIMRSLGYGLLILSLFDWIAMFIPSNFMNPVWEFQTLGAIVERVPVPLIGLALIFYGELHSRKTWEFPILKFLSWLTLLFTLLFILLVPLGIFNTIRLNNQNVSQINNISKQQITRAQELEKQLNQVTPEQIDKFLKNQGRSLEGKKPEEVRNILLTQVSQAKEQIKNQAEAAQSFRGLNLIKTSVKWNLGALVAAVLFFGFWKGTDWSRIN